Part of the Vulpes vulpes isolate BD-2025 chromosome 6, VulVul3, whole genome shotgun sequence genome, GACAAAAATAAGGCTGGAGCTCCTCTAATCTAATACTTTATCAGTCAGGCTCAGAAAGACGATCATTCAGTTTCTGCAGTCATATTATCAGCCCGTTACCAAACAGAAGTATGATGACTCAGTTCTACCTAAAATAAAGAATAGTCACAGCCAAAGCGCCCTCCTTAAACATTCAAGACTCTGGTCTTCTGAATCCACCTCCTTCTCTCCGCGTTCTCTTTGGTCATATCCCTTAAAACTTTCATCCAGTTGGTTCACTTTTCATCTACTTCCTCATCCTAGTTACTATATATTTGCTCCCTGCCCTCTGGCTATGTTCTGTTGCTTCtacaacttttcaaaaatatctgaGTTCCATTCTCATCAGTTGAGCAAATGAGATTATTATGTATTATAGAAGCACAGGAACTAGAAGGTCCTTGCATTGGAGCTGTCACTGTCAaatagaacagtggttctcaacctttgCCACACACGAGAGTCACCAGGGAAACTGGAGATCCCAAGCCAATAACACAAGCCAAACCAATGAAATTCCTTAGAATCTCTTTTGGGACTAAGAGTTTCTTCAAAGAGTCGCCCAGGATATGCCAATGTGACCCCATGGACCATTGATCTAGACTAAATGTTTACTGATATTGAAGAAACATCTTGCAgtataaatcaatataaaataaatgacaaaaaatgttTGGGGCTGAATTAATGTGTTTTTGATATAGAAGATGAGATGAAGATTTAAACAGGCAACTAAGAATTGAAATTAAGCAATAGGTCAGATAATTCAaaccaaaatgttttcttctttgaaatagCTATCTGTATATTTGTTCTTGCATATTCAATCTAGCAAGAAAATATATCTTAATGTATTATGATCTATATATGGGGGAGCCTGAGAGTCAAAGTGTTGTTTGATCTCCTTTCCTTCATATTTTAATTCACCTTGCATATGCAGACATCATCTTCATCTAATTAAAGTGATTAAACGAGTGTAAAACAGCAATTATTGAAACTTTGTGGTTATGCCCTATATAGCTGTCAATTTGACCCAGTTATCAGttcaaagtaaaaatattcattctttagtcTATAAAACAACATTAAGAtaaaatttgggttgtttccttataaaaataaaacacacacacaaaaaaaaaaacacagatcaTAAATCAGTAGTTGTATGTGgagcaaaaatataataaaaaatctgGGTCATAAAAATGATTATGGTAGTGGCTTTGACCTTATAAATGGCCTTATTAATGGTTAAAGTGATCATCTGCATGGTTAGGCTATTTGATTTTAcagatttgaaaataataaagtggtTAAATATAAAAGAGTTGTATTTGTAGATGTATTCTACACTTTTGAACAGTGTCATAATACATACAATAGCACTTaacagcaaaataatattttagtggaaagaattgttaaatatttgattttctttttaaaaaactattttttaagaatcTATAGTGCATGacaccaaaataaataagaacttaagAAATGCCTTTTTTCCAAACTGCACATTATGTAACCTAAATTCCGTTACCAAACTGGTTACTGTTTGTGAGTGGTTCTTGCAAACAATGCAGAAAGCTTCAGGTATCACAACTGTCATATATGCTTAACCCTGGCAGGGTTACCTTTTTGGTCAGtgattgttaaataaaaataggcaataaaatctgctttaatatgagattatagaaataaaaatatgagaatgcTTATATTCGTGAGAGTATAAAGATTAGACTAAGTGCTGACAGAACTAAAATACAGAGGATTTAATGATTTATGTTAGAATCTAATCTCAAACCTGTTTTCACTGACCATCTGTATTAAGGTATACTAAGTAAATAAAGTTAGCAGTAACAAAAGTTCACCTGTTCACCCAAGAAACTTATATTTCCTAAGTATCACaagtttttataatatacatCTTCAAGAACACTTAGGGGCTAAAGAATGGCATATTtaacagaagatttttatttagataaaaaatttcagcaaattaaaaacatgcatatgtaattttgtaacttagaatattgtattttttaataccaCCACCCAACTTGAAGGTTTTTACAGATTTGTTAGGTTCTTCTTAAAGAAGAAtatcaaaaacattattttgaacaACACTACAAACTACAGAGAAAAATTACTGTCATAATTTTTGCTACCTGATTTATTTAGTACAGCAGTTTGAATGctataatataaatgatatatgcaatgggttttgttctttatttttttataaattacttcCTAGACAAATGTGTgtatttccttcaaaaaaaataaaccagttattttttagaatattagGAAATATTCTTGGATAccaattttttctattatatgcTGCAATACAAACGCTTGCTAATGTAAATGTAAGctgtattttatctttaattactTTGGACTCAATCAAGACATTATGATTGTATTAGATCAACATtaagggtttgtttttgtttggtttttttgttgttgttgttttgttttgttttgttttgttttttgcataatGGGCCAAAAAGCTTTTcaagaaagttaaataaaaattaaatttgatctattctaattttatacatatacgCCATGTGtcatttatcttaatgaagtGAAGATTATAAAACTATAAGGTAATAATACATGCCCTaagttttaaaacttagaaatcaCTGCTTTAGTCATTTGATTATATATGGGTATGATAAAGTTAATATATTTCTCCTAGAATATGAATTATAACAATTTGTATAGCTAATATGACTAAATATATTCTACCTTTAGttctaaaatatgtttatagAGTATCAAAATTGCAtctttttcatgaatatattACCAATGCAAGAAATATAATGCATTTACTTTTAATGTAACCTAGGACTTTGCAGCTACCATAAAACATGGAAGATTTTGCGTAGAATGTATATTTTGACAAGGTCCCTGATGATAATCTTCTTTTAATAAATGTAAGTATGTTTGAAATAACTGTATTTAGAAAGAACTCAGACACATCCTTAAAATGTGTACAAGTAGCATTTTTAGCCATGTAGTATAATTTGTATGTGGATATGTTTGTGACTTTTGGAGAATCATAAAGACATCATACATTAAACTAAGGAACCAAATTCTCAACTTATGAGTTATTAGCCAAAAACACTGACACCTTAAATTTGAAACTGTAATTTTTGAAAACAGTTATTATGGAATAAATGTCAAATTGACAAATCAGCCAAAATCACACAACCAAGAAATGGCTTACAAGACATCATGGGTAATAAATTCTGTGTTATGGcaatgaaaaattcaaatgtctgtatttattttttttaatgtctgtatttaattttctatGTGAGGAAGAAATCTTGCTAAAaaggatttaatatttttataatatgccTTTGTGTGTACAGGTGATGATGattcttttataaagaaacacAATACAGAAGTAGCTTATAATATGATAAATTAGTTTAACCTACACTCTACCTTACAGCTATGATAATATAAATATCAAGTTGAGATTTATTTCAGGTCAAGGTGAAAAGaaacattaatatatatttaaaatctgggCATTTGAACAAAGATATATTAGAcatgtttatttgaaaatatggtGCAGTCTATTGGCAATGGAGACtatcttttaaatactgaatCTATACAAATTGGAATTACTAGAAATTTCTATAAAAGTTTGCATTCAGAGAAGCAAGCAAATTCATATTATTACAAGGTGCCATTTTTAAACATAACTATACTGAAGCCCTTGTATCCTTTTTTATTAGTAGTGGAATTAATGTCCTTATCTTTACAATTCTGATGCAACATATCTTGTCAACATAAACAACTATGCAATAAACATTAGTCATTAACTTCTGCCATTAAGAATAACTTTGATCTCCAGGCATGAGTTACTGTGGTATGGTTAAGAAAAATAGGTAGAAAGTTTAAGATCCATTTATCTAGTGAAGTAGCATTCCAAATTAATGTTGTAAACTCAATATTACTATGCGCAAAGAAGATATGTTTCTGGTCTTTTAAAGGATGTTGACAAAGCAAGTTTAGTTTGAGTTTAGCTTAATTGTCAAAAGCACAAGTGATCAAACCAAAGTAAAATACAGCTCTTGAACTATGTTCATTTTAAACAGGTATCTTTTAGCACAGTTCTCTCATCAAAGTATCTCAAACCTTTGATCCATATTGCCCTTCATTACATTTCCCCAATACAAAGTGAGGCAGAAGAGAGACAGTTGTCCTGTTCCTGTGTGGGGGAGTagtgaagagaaaggaagagaatgtggtgtattatttcttttgaaaagcaatACTATTTTATTGTGTTGTTTAAGAAATTACTCTTGGAATGAAACATAAAGGCTTACTGAGTCCCTGTCATCATTTCTTTCCTACTAAAAGGTCACTGCAGTATCTTCATCTTCAACAGATCTCAGGCAAATCTCATTTCAGCACCATGGACAGGAACACTCCTATTAGCACATGCACCCAGGATTACATTGACGTTTCTTGAGAAACTtggattctcttttcctttgtcaaTCAGCAAGGATTATACCCTTTATTGTATTCAGCAGGAAGAGGTTGAATATAATACACATTATTAAAGAGTTCGGTATATTTCATTCACAGCATCTAGCGCTTGCCATTCAGCCTTTCTGAAGAGCATCCTGAAAACTAAAGCTAATTACATAAGATGTCTGATAAATAAGCTAACACTCATCTTCGATCACCAGATACTTCATTAAAACTTTCTACTTGTAGTGAGTCTCCGATCAATTATTACACAAATGTCTAAGAGAACACCAGGAACTTCTGGTGAATAAATATGCTTAGGTAGGCCTCCACACTTTGCAAACAACCAGAACTGCCCCTGTAAAAACAGGTAAAACGCTTTTTCATCTTCCTGCATAAACAACTACAAACACTTTCTATTGTCCTTCTGGTCAACCAATTTAATAATGTCACTATCAGAGAAATCATGTGTACAGGTCCATAAGCCAAACCATACACGCCTGTCGCTGGGTCTGGTTTTATCTGGGGTCATCAGTATGCAGTCCCATGTCTGTCTTCCTAGCAAGCTGCatccaaattccattttttttttttaaagggaacagAGTTTGAACCAATTGCATAGCTGTAAGAGATAGTTAAGCAACAGCTTTATGAGCTCAGAACACCAGGGTCTTCCCTGAGCTTCCAAGGATTCCCAGAAGAAGGCACCAGTCCACAAGCGATCCTCGAGGCATTCCCAACTCAAGCAGCAAGTCAGGCCCTTATAACCACAAAAACAACTGAAGTAACAAAACCagcgtcaaaaaaaaaaaaaaaaaaaaaaaaattttttttttttttaaactccagaaGACATCTTGGCCAAAACGCACACAAGACAGCAAGACAGAAAAACGCAagatgggagaggggagagaatccACTGTTCCTACCTTACAGTCCTCAGGACACGATTTCACCGAGTACTCCTCCgactgtaaatatttatggagcacacTCTCAAACTCTTCGTATTTCTCCTGAGCGTGGTGGTCGTAGTCTTGGTAAGCCTCGACGCACTGCCTGCAAGTGGTCATCTCGCCGCCCTCCTTGAGCACCACATCCAGACTACAGTTCAAAGTGTTGGGACTGGACAACCCCGAGAACAACTCCCAAAGTGTGTAGGAATTACAAAACGAAAGGTAAAAATCCGACAAGTTCCAGAGCGGAGTTGGATGCGTCCCCCtcacctgctgctcctcccccGCGGCCGCCACCCCCCGACTCCAGTTCCTGGCGCACACAGCGTCCGCGCTCTCCACCGTGAAGCACTGGCCGGAGGAGGCGCCCTGGGGGTAACAAGTCTCCAGGCGCCACACGGGCTTGGCAGAGTTTCCTAGAAAAAGAGCCTTGCTCCGGTTGTTTTTGCCTCGGTTGCCCTTGCCGCCGCCGCCGTctcccggggaggggggcagggtgggggacgAGGAGGCGGAGAGGAGTCTGTGTGCCTGGGCGGCGGGCGAGGACTCCCCCATGCTCGCCAGGAGCGCGGGCCAGGAGGGCTCctgctgccgctgccgccgctgctgctgtCGCTGCTGCtgtcgctgctgctgctgctgctgctgctgctgctgctccttgtCCCGGGTCCGGGTCAGCTTGGCCTCGGCGCAGAACCACAAGTGATCAGAGAGCAGGACTGTGAAAAACAAGAGAGATGCCAGAGACAGTCGCCATTTCTGAGCCCTCTCTGAATCGATGAACGGTTTCTCGTTCTCCCGGGGTGCTGCCAACCAGATTTTTAAGCCGTCGTCATACTGCCGACACATCCAAGCACCCCTGGTCATATTTTGGGAACGCACAGCCCTGGCCGACTCCACCGTGAGGGCTCCTGTGCCGCTGTCACCACAATATGCATTGACTTAAAGGGTTTAATTTCCTTATCCCCTCCTCCCGgttcgtgttctctctctctctctctctctctctctctctctctctctctccctctggtctctctctttttgcctACATAAATATTACCAGCTTTGGAGGAAGATCTGACTTGCTCCCGACCTAGTCATAAGCCGACCCCATCCTCTGTAGAGTAGAAAACaataatggagagagagagagagagagagagagagagagaggaggaggagaggcagccggaggaggctggggctggtgGCCGGTGGTGAGCTGAGTGCAGGAGGTGATGCTGGTGGAGGTGGCGGGGTGGCTGGCGCTGCTCCTCTCACCCAGGCATGGTCACAGCGCGGGTCCCCATGGCCCTGCTGAGCACAGCCCGCTCTCCCCTGCCAGGGGCATGCCGCGTCTCCGCTGCCCACTGACGGCGACCGGAGCGcctccccagctcctctcctcctcctcctcctcctcttcctcctccttcctttccttctccttgctCTCTCCTCCGCCTGCTCCTACTTCTCGCTTGCGCTCCCCGAGTCCGGAGCCTGGGCAGCCGCCGCCGGCAGggctctccctcccccccaccccccaccccgcgctccagccgccgccgccgccgccgccgccgccgccgccgctgccgcagGTCTGCccgcgggcgccgccgccgccgggctcCGACTGCTGACGCCGCCTCCCCCGGACCTCGGGGCCGAATCGCCTGGGCTGGGCCTCCCGAGAGCCACAGTCATCTTCAGTCCCCGGCTAAGTTGCCGCCATCTTCGTCCTGGAGAaacacttttttggggggagcaCTGGCTTTTGCGTCATCTCCTCCCGCGCCGAAACCTCTCCATCCTGGCGCAGTGGCACCGGGCTGGGCCCCGGCGCAGCGGGCGAGGACGCACGCGGGCCGCCGCGGAGGGGGCGGCTGTGCCCGCGGGCCCCGCCTGGGCTTCTGCGCGCCCGGCGCCCGCCCCACCTTTCggttttcctcttttctgttgcCACTGGTCAAAGTCAGCGTGCGGCCCGCACGGCCGAGGATGCTGGCTAATGCCTACAGCATCTCCGGCTCCCACTCTGCCTCCGGAGAAAGTCCGAGCTGCGGGAGGGCGGTTCGAGGTTTCCAGCGGGGCGAGGGGCTGTGCTGCCTTCTGGCAACTAGGCAATGATGGACTTCGCGGGAAAGGACGGGGGAGGGGGAGTAGACGCGAACTGGCTAGGGAGGTCCCTGCGTGTGCCTAGGGACCCCCAGAGAACTGCAGATCGACAGCTCCCAGTGTGTCcaattattttgtcaaatgatttcgGCGTTTGGAAGAGAGGGTGTGCGCGCAGTGTGCATCTCCATCTACAGTTGTGGCTGTATGTATTACAGCGACACAGTTCACATCCCAAAGTAATAGGAGATTGGGAGCAACCTCACATTCTTAGGGGAAAACCGTTAAGAAGACCTCGGccgtggggcggggggcaggggggtgtcACAGCCTTGCTCTCTGCTCCGGGCTCGACGTCTTGACCGCGGAGTATTCTTCCTCCCATCTGGAGCATCCCAACCTCCCGTGACCCCCACTCCGACGgcctgcaccccagcccccactGAGTGGGGCTGTGCTGCCGCTAGGACTTCCGCAGAGCGGGCTACCGGGGTGCCCAGGAGGCAGCCGCTGCAGTCCGAGCCTCTGGTGCCCCTTAGCGTCGGCTCTCGGAGTTCCGAGAACGGAAAGCAGCAGACGCGCTGGGGAAATCGGGGGTCCCCTCGATCTCCTCGCGCAGAGCGATGCTGTGGGCAAAGGTCTCGTTTTACCCGAGGACCCTGCCCGCTGCCCCCCTCACTCCCACCCGAGCTGCGGGAGCAGGAGGCTGCGCCGAAGCCAGCTCCCCGGTGCGCGCACCCCGAGCACAGCGCTGTCGGGCTCTCTCTAGCTGTCGCTTTGGGCAGCGGTTTGCTCCACCCCGGCCACTCACTCTGTCAGtctccctcctctgctttctAATGACCCAAATACTCTGTCCGGTGCACATTCACGTGGGCAATACTAGGGTGCCATTGTTCTAAGTAAATATCCTAGGGAACCAAAAGGATGGATCATCATCATGCGTCTTCACTTTCCTTCCAGAGGCGCTGTGAGCGTTGAGACACGAGAACAGGGTAGGGTATCTCTTAAAATGGCAAGGCGAAAAACATAATGGGCAGGATTATAGACATAAAGGGCAGCCAGCCCTTCCCGCAGCATCATAAGGTATATACTAAATTTTACTCATATAAATACTAAGTTCCTAAAAACTGTATGCAGTGACCATCAAAGCTTGGTGAAGTTTGAAGGCTGGTTGATCCTTAGGTGTCATGTAATGTCTTTAAAAGACCATTCGTGTGAGTATATCATTCTGGCACTTGGATCTCAACATGCTAATTTTTTTAACTACATATAAGATCTAGAAACTGATATATGTCCTATGGCAAGTTTATCCTTACCTCAGAAGATCTTTTAATACGCAAAAATTGAAGTTCTGTTGAACATTAAACGtgaaataaaacttcttttttttttttttttcctgagctctgTATCTGAACCCAGCTTAAGCTGAGGGGATagtcttttaattcttctctttcaATAGTTTAAATATCTTGacattgaataaaatattcttttgtcaACCAGTTATGTAGATAAGGATATCCTTTggaaaaaatcctttaaaattttagagaGCATTCTTCTACCCTCTTATCATGATTACTCTTTTCTTAAATGTAAAGCTTCAACCCTTTTAAGCCCAATCAGATTTAAGTACAACATAAAGTCTGCTTTTGGACATGAGTTTAGGGTCTGGCATTTTCTActgtataaataatatatgtggAGATAATATCAGAGGTCTGCATTTCTGTTATTCAATAAAAGATTTTGCAGAACATGAAAGTGAACATATCTAAATCCTGAGATGATTCcctctcctttttgttttgaaCCAGTTGGCCCTTTGTGACAAAATACAGATGAAATGCAATCtgaggcctttcttttttttttttttttttttatttatgatagtcacagagagagagagagaggcagagacacaggcggagggagatgcaggctccatgcaccgggagcccgatgtgggattcgatcccgggtctccaggatcgcgccctgggccaaaggcaggcgccaaaccgctgcgccacccagggatcccaggccttTCTTTTTGTAGACTCCAAgtgaggagtttttaaaaattgtagataatgttaaaaggaatttTTCTTGATTATCTCTGTTATCTATCTTTATCTCTAGCTCTACATTTAGCAATTTAAAACCTGGGTGGCAggatttaatttcattgctgCCTCATATCtaccctttcatttttcttcactttgtttcTTCCTAATTTGACCGGTTTATATTTCTCTTGATCTCTCCTGTACAAGATAGAAAGCTCAGAAAATGCTTAGCTAGGGAAGCGCACAGGGTCCCTGAGCTAAAAAGCTCACACAGAAAGCTCACAGACAGACCAGACCGAGTTTCAAAACACAAATAGGATCTGAGGGCAACTGgctttttcacataaaaatggaaaaatctatcAGAGCCTTTCTGCTACCCTACAAAAAAAGGTGAGCAAAGTGGCTGTTGTAAGGGATCCAAGGCTGAAATTCCTAAACAGACAGCAACTCCCCAGCTGTGCAGCACCCCACCACTGCCCAACCCAGTGTCCTGCACACCCCATGTGCCTCCAATCCTGGcactttcaactcaggtcacacATACTCTTATTCACAGTGATTAAAAGCATGTTGGTTGACTATGAAAAGACCTTCTTAAGTTCCTCTTCcaagaaaaaaagggcaaaagtTGTGCTAAAATGAACTAtcctatttattcttaaaatacatattttgtctttcttctcccAAGTCCAGTAGGCTATAATTTTGTACTAACTTCCTTTCCCAACCCAACCACTCCATATTTATTTTCAGCTTCAAATTTCATGTATAAGCCTGGAGCTGGGCTCTGGTGAGTGCTCCTGTTATTGACAGACAGACTCATAACAACTCCTAAGGGAGGTATTTTAAAGCTAAGGACCAACACAGCTACTGAGATCAAACTATTTACAATTATTCCACACAGTGTGCCTCAGCCTCATTTCTACGGACATTTAGGGCAAAAATTCTttgttggggagggggggaaccTGTCCTATATTTTGTACAAGGTTCACCAGGCTCCATGGCCTCTACTCATGAAACACCAGTAGCACACCCATCTCTCCCCAGTTCTGGCAACTAAAAATGTCTGCAAGCATTGCCAAATGCTTGGGAGCAAAATCGCCCCTAtcgagaaccactgctctagaaaCACACCAAAGTCATAGTTACTTAATTCATATCTATATGGGTGAAGCTCTGGCATCAGAGATAAAGCTGTaacttttactttatatttaaggAATTTATAATCTCAAAACTCCTCACCTAGAACCATCACCTCATCATACATCTCATTACAGAATTTTTTCAAGAGACTAGAAAACTCTCTAGAAACTCCCTTAACCTCGCTGCTCAATACAAAGTTAAGGGGTAATTGACAATTATCACTTAAATCTGATTAGTGTCAGAATTTCTCTTCATAATTCAGATGAAAATATTGTTTGttaatcatattatttattaatcagGCAACTGTCTGTTCTTTATATGTGGATTCTCAGCCACAATATATCATAAActaaatatatgtgtattcatAGATATAGTTATTATTGTGCAGCTACTGTGTGCACATTATAAATAATTACAACAAACAACCAATTTTAGAGGTCATAAGTAATTCCAACACTCATATACagtcattatttctattttgtagtATCTAACATTTACTTTATATTATAAATCCCATTTTAGGATATTTACTAAACCAGATTTTTGAAGAATGAAGTAGGAAGCATCATAGCATACATATCCACATTTATTAGATAATAACACAAATTTCCCTTCAGTATTGCATTGTTCATTTTAATCAGAGACACACAAATTCTAATGGTCTCAGAATATTAGCCTCACTCTCTTTTCTCTAAGTGTGTGATTGAATCAGAAAGAGGACTAAGaatgagaaaattctaaaaatgtacaatatataaaattaaaggacCATTACTCTCAAACAAGGGGAAGAAGCAAAACCAGGCACTGTTGTTTTTAGCTTGTTGTTATTCATATCTAGTCAAATTATGTCTCACAAAATATTTCAATGATGCTTAGTAAAAGTCTGatatattgcattaaaataacaGAGGCTATGAAGCCTGCtcttttatctgatttttttttttataattcagaCAGTAATACTCTCTTTCTACAACAGATTATAGTCAATTCTTTGTAAGAACAAACAATTCTTTGTAATCTCGACCTTGCCTTCTTGTAATAGTTCCCACGAATTAAGATGCTTTAAAATAAGACAGCTTCAAGGGTGTATGCCCTCTGAAAGTAAAACATTCACAACCAATCCCACCTCTGTTTGCTGTACGTTGGTTCTCTGTGGGGGAACAAAGAGGATAGACCCTGTCTGACCCCATGAAGCTTAGTCAGGGAGTAGAGAAAATGACTAGTCCAGCAACCATAATACAATGGGGAACGCTCAAGGATTACCAACTAGGCAGACTTCACAGGAGGGGTGAACTCCAATCTGATTTCGAGAAGGATCAGGATAGGAAAGTATCAAGGGGGTTAAATGACATTAGGAAGGATACTTGAAGAAGATCCCCAATGTTCAAGAACTCTGGTGCTCGAAGGAGCGCAGGGGAGAATTTATGGGTGAGTGGGCTCTGCTAGAGTATGGAAGTATGTGGGGAAGTGGAAAGGAAGATATTAGAGAGAAGGGATGGAGCTCCATCATGAATGACACTGTACAATAAGCAAAGGAAATTGGCCTTTCTGAATGTGGTTGGAACTCATTGAGGAAAAGTAGATAATGATTTGAAAGTTTGCTATCATTAACATCACTGTTcactaaaatcaaaatgagaaataTGTTCGGAGAAGGTGTTAACCAGATTAGTAAATGTTGGTTCTTGTTACTTATCAGCCCAAATGTAGCACAGtaaaaaggaagagcaaatagCTTGGCTGGAATGTAGGCTTCATTTATCAGAAAAAGCAGGCTGTGGAGTCTAGAAACTCCTACGTGGGTTTCACCTAAGAGTGTGACTAATGGCACAGAGTAGTTTAATAGCACAGGCACATTTCAGAAGGTTGCTGAATAGTACACAGTTGCAAATACATTATATTGAGGGATCTGGCAACAGGATGTGCCTTTTACAAAAGAGCACTGCAGAAATGATCTACATATATATCACAGCTCCTTTTGCTCTGTTTAGAGTATCATCTATGCTTCTGTCTTTCGAAGAGTTCAGAGTTGTTACAATATTTGATTAGACTTATTTTCAtggaaatttgtattttattcctatttaaaTGGCTAGATTTGTTATGCATTGGAAGGGAGACAGTTTTCTTactctgtttttatattataaaacatataaaataatacatttgtcaTCTTCTCAAACATTTGCCCCAATTCCTTAGAGTTAACATCTGCCAAATAATTTTATCATAGAGAGTAAAATCTAACATCTTCTTTTCTAGTGAGAACCACTACTTGAATATTCCCACtccaaaaaccaaatatataacaACCCTGAgatgctttctcttttcattttgaatgtcTTCTGGATGCGCAGAAATAGGCTCATCCTCTTTgattttattatacattatttatgttccacatataagtgaaaataaattacatCCTTAAATACCTATTGATCTAGAAAGGAATGTTGTGCTTTTGGAATTCATAGATAATGTGCAAATTCTTGAccagcatatcttttttttttaaagcaaattaaactTAAACAACTAATAAAGAGTAGCCTgttca contains:
- the NALF1 gene encoding NALCN channel auxiliary factor 1 isoform X1, producing MTRGAWMCRQYDDGLKIWLAAPRENEKPFIDSERAQKWRLSLASLLFFTVLLSDHLWFCAEAKLTRTRDKEQQQQQQQQQQRQQQRQQQRRQRQQEPSWPALLASMGESSPAAQAHRLLSASSSPTLPPSPGDGGGGKGNRGKNNRSKALFLGNSAKPVWRLETCYPQGASSGQCFTVESADAVCARNWSRGVAAAGEEQQVRGTHPTPLWNLSDFYLSFCNSYTLWELFSGLSSPNTLNCSLDVVLKEGGEMTTCRQCVEAYQDYDHHAQEKYEEFESVLHKYLQSEEYSVKSCPEDCKIVYKAWLCSQYFEVAQFNCRKTIPCKQYCLEVQTRCPFILPDNDEVIYGGLSSFICTGLYETFLSNDEPECCDVRREERPSKPSRGTLGPSSACHRTSPTVSSASRLCHGRLKLCVLVLILLHTVLTASAAQNGTALGLGGVQALDESSPRDE
- the NALF1 gene encoding NALCN channel auxiliary factor 1 isoform X2: MTRGAWMCRQYDDGLKIWLAAPRENEKPFIDSERAQKWRLSLASLLFFTVLLSDHLWFCAEAKLTRTRDKEQQQQQQQQQQRQQQRQQQRRQRQQEPSWPALLASMGESSPAAQAHRLLSASSSPTLPPSPGDGGGGKGNRGKNNRSKALFLGNSAKPVWRLETCYPQGASSGQCFTVESADAVCARNWSRGVAAAGEEQQVRGTHPTPLWNLSDFYLSFCNSYTLWELFSGLSSPNTLNCSLDVVLKEGGEMTTCRQCVEAYQDYDHHAQEKYEEFESVLHKYLQSEEYSVKSCPEDCKIVYKAWLCSQYFEVAQFNCRKTIPCKQYCLEVQTRCPFILPDNDEVIYGGLSSFICTGEGEVYL